A single window of Arcobacter venerupis DNA harbors:
- a CDS encoding polysaccharide deacetylase family protein: protein MELLFLILAIIFIYYSYKYAWWTKIIDYNYPRILMYHMIFDHKKNAKFNGLRVKPAEFEKQIKYLSDNNWTFFTMSELIENKNNLSEKSIAITFDDGYEDNFTNAFPILKKYNAKATIYLVIDRHNKEWSSKRKKKNSSGELKNEPKLLDEQISELINSGLIEIGSHTMTHDNLPTLNKRQKLDEIKNSKLEIEKKFNIKCISFCYPFGLYDKEDIKLVQESYTNATTTTKGIDDLTKSDLFELKRITISGKDNMFAFKIKLKRGLRGFKK, encoded by the coding sequence TTGGAACTATTATTTTTAATATTAGCAATTATTTTTATATATTATTCATACAAGTATGCTTGGTGGACTAAAATTATAGATTATAATTATCCTAGAATTTTAATGTATCACATGATTTTTGATCATAAAAAAAATGCTAAGTTTAATGGTCTTAGAGTAAAACCAGCAGAGTTTGAAAAGCAAATAAAATACTTAAGTGATAATAATTGGACTTTTTTCACTATGAGTGAATTAATAGAAAATAAAAATAATTTATCAGAAAAATCAATTGCCATAACTTTTGATGATGGATATGAAGATAACTTTACAAATGCTTTTCCTATTTTAAAGAAATATAATGCAAAAGCTACAATTTATCTTGTTATTGATAGACATAATAAAGAGTGGTCATCAAAAAGAAAAAAGAAAAATAGTAGTGGAGAATTGAAAAATGAACCAAAATTATTGGATGAACAAATATCTGAATTAATAAATTCTGGTTTAATTGAAATTGGTTCTCACACAATGACCCATGATAATTTACCTACTTTAAATAAACGACAAAAGCTTGATGAAATAAAAAATTCTAAGCTAGAAATAGAAAAAAAATTTAATATAAAATGTATCTCTTTTTGTTATCCTTTTGGTCTGTATGATAAAGAAGATATAAAATTAGTTCAAGAGTCTTACACAAATGCAACAACTACAACAAAAGGTATAGATGATTTAACAAAGTCAGATTTATTTGAGTTAAAAAGAATCACAATAAGTGGCAAAGATAATATGTTTGCATTTAAGATTAAACTTAAAAGAGGATTGAGAGGTTTTAAAAAATGA
- the rpmB gene encoding 50S ribosomal protein L28 — translation MSRRCAISGKGPMSGNNVSHAKNRTKRRFLPNIRTVRVTLEDGTTTKLKVSAKELRTLKKHS, via the coding sequence ATGTCAAGAAGATGTGCAATATCTGGAAAAGGGCCTATGTCTGGAAACAACGTAAGTCATGCAAAAAACAGAACAAAAAGAAGATTTTTACCAAATATTAGAACGGTAAGAGTTACATTAGAAGATGGAACTACAACTAAATTAAAAGTTTCAGCAAAAGAGTTAAGAACTCTTAAAAAACACTCATAA
- a CDS encoding glycosyltransferase, producing the protein MMQNNKLIGLVITNLAGSGAEKVVLNLFNMFEKFGHSIYIILLEDIISYDLSDNEKCKIISLTTNRKYHKLFSFIGDKRLHYLLEKKLSIIEKQENKNFDLILSNLPASDRVLYYSTRKNIYFCIHTSYLQEIEEFKSRGNDSRANKKYKLYKRIYKNKKLVIVANKIKEDLDSLNIGYESVTRIYNPFDFNEIRKKGDEKIEEIEEDYILSASAFRPVKRYDILLDAYKKSAIELKLFLLCSPIKELIEMIKDRGLEKKVIILGFNKNPYPIIKRAKFLILSSEREGLPTVLIESLILGTPVVSTNCISGPSEILTGELSKYLAKVNDSDDLSIKMNQMMEHNIGIKDEYISKFSEENIINQYLSLINNSSLS; encoded by the coding sequence ATGATGCAAAATAATAAATTAATAGGTCTAGTTATTACAAATCTTGCAGGAAGTGGTGCTGAAAAAGTAGTTTTAAATCTTTTTAATATGTTTGAAAAGTTTGGACATAGTATATATATCATCCTACTTGAGGATATTATTAGTTACGATTTATCTGATAATGAAAAGTGCAAAATCATTAGTTTGACTACAAATAGAAAATATCATAAATTATTTTCATTTATTGGAGATAAAAGATTACATTATCTTTTAGAAAAAAAATTATCTATAATTGAAAAACAAGAAAATAAAAACTTTGATTTAATTTTATCAAACTTACCCGCAAGTGATAGGGTTTTGTATTATTCAACGAGAAAAAATATCTATTTTTGTATTCATACATCGTATTTACAAGAAATTGAAGAATTTAAATCTAGAGGTAATGATTCTCGTGCTAATAAAAAGTATAAACTTTATAAACGAATATATAAAAATAAGAAGTTAGTTATTGTAGCTAATAAAATTAAAGAAGATTTAGATAGTTTAAATATTGGATATGAATCAGTTACTCGTATATATAACCCTTTTGATTTTAATGAAATAAGAAAAAAAGGAGATGAAAAGATTGAAGAAATTGAAGAAGATTATATATTAAGTGCTTCTGCATTTAGACCTGTTAAACGATATGATATTCTTCTTGATGCTTATAAAAAATCTGCAATCGAATTAAAACTATTTTTGTTATGTAGTCCAATAAAAGAGTTGATAGAAATGATTAAGGATAGGGGATTAGAAAAAAAAGTTATTATTTTAGGGTTTAATAAAAATCCATACCCAATTATAAAAAGAGCTAAATTCTTAATTCTTTCTTCTGAAAGGGAGGGCTTACCAACAGTATTAATTGAATCTTTAATTTTAGGAACGCCCGTTGTTTCAACAAATTGTATTTCGGGGCCAAGTGAGATTTTAACTGGTGAGCTATCAAAATATTTAGCAAAAGTTAATGACTCTGATGATCTATCGATAAAAATGAATCAAATGATGGAACATAATATCGGTATTAAAGATGAATATATTAGTAAATTTAGTGAAGAAAATATTATTAATCAGTATTTATCACTTATTAATAACAGTTCCTTGTCTTGA
- a CDS encoding potassium channel family protein: MSIFTKVKKAIGWEIRTAKPQYDLNPLIYSQLKPFRLPLILIQSIMMIGTLGYVYIEDYSIMHAIFQSAYTFTTTGFGALNEANFSNQGIVFTVCLMLAGFATLTFSVGIVIDVIANGSLLVLLRERKMLYKIARLRKHFVICYHNEYTAQVARQFRDNHIPFVVVDPREDIEEIAKENNYPYFVKEEPYKEVAFLKSHLSSAKGAISLSKNISDNITLIASVRLYEKELGRNPFLIISNAETQNEKIRLQKLGADKVVATPSLMAKRVSAMAIRPDMENVLDEFLYKRDTPIDMEEIFVNADSWVVNREIKDIHLRDRLKVSIIGITEEKGKFVQMPKGTMLINANCKLLLVGSQKGIVRAKKIINLTKKPEDI; the protein is encoded by the coding sequence ATGAGCATCTTTACTAAAGTAAAAAAGGCTATTGGCTGGGAAATAAGAACAGCCAAACCTCAATACGATTTAAATCCCTTAATATATTCACAATTAAAACCCTTTAGATTACCATTAATCCTAATTCAGTCTATAATGATGATAGGAACATTAGGTTATGTTTACATTGAAGATTATTCAATTATGCATGCTATTTTTCAATCAGCTTATACATTTACTACAACAGGATTTGGTGCATTAAATGAAGCAAATTTCAGTAATCAAGGAATTGTATTTACAGTATGTTTGATGTTAGCAGGTTTTGCTACACTTACTTTTTCTGTGGGGATTGTAATTGATGTTATAGCAAATGGTTCTTTATTAGTATTATTACGGGAGAGAAAAATGCTTTATAAAATAGCAAGATTAAGAAAACATTTCGTCATTTGTTATCACAATGAATATACAGCACAAGTGGCAAGACAATTTAGAGATAATCACATTCCTTTTGTTGTAGTTGATCCAAGAGAAGATATTGAAGAGATTGCTAAAGAGAATAATTATCCATATTTTGTAAAAGAAGAGCCATATAAAGAGGTAGCTTTCTTAAAATCTCATTTGAGTTCAGCAAAAGGTGCAATTTCATTATCAAAAAATATTTCAGATAATATTACTTTAATAGCTTCTGTTAGGCTTTATGAAAAAGAGCTAGGACGAAATCCTTTTTTAATTATTTCAAATGCAGAAACACAAAATGAAAAAATTAGACTTCAAAAACTTGGAGCTGATAAAGTTGTTGCAACTCCTTCTCTTATGGCAAAAAGAGTTTCAGCAATGGCAATTAGACCTGATATGGAAAATGTTCTTGATGAATTCTTATATAAACGAGATACTCCAATAGATATGGAAGAGATTTTTGTAAATGCTGATTCTTGGGTTGTAAATAGAGAGATAAAAGATATACATTTAAGAGATAGATTAAAAGTTTCTATTATTGGAATTACAGAAGAAAAAGGTAAGTTTGTTCAAATGCCAAAAGGAACAATGTTAATTAATGCTAATTGTAAATTATTATTAGTTGGTTCTCAAAAAGGTATTGTAAGAGCTAAAAAAATTATAAATTTAACTAAAAAACCAGAGGATATTTAA
- a CDS encoding ELM1/GtrOC1 family putative glycosyltransferase, producing MKLLVIKDDKPGHYNQTDGLVLYLKEIYNDLEVEYIQIEIKSKLSRKILRFLLNTFSDFFQENSLKYLSFFYKTFNIPKNKPDLIISTGGNTSNLNAWFTKVYKCKNILNGALRGLKEELFTNITTVIDLGYKNQIILDVAPNTITKEKLLEKSEEFLKLNNLDINQKYYTLLIGGNGAGYKYDNKFYDDLIKFVKKVSKEKNIKWLITTSRRTPVEIENKLEDKLKGFYTYFVAYNKKEEKILLPFLGLSDVIFVTEESSSMISEAISSSKEVFTIGNEYSNTDENYKSILEKFESNNQIIRLKDFCSQENKHEFNNKNINYEFKTFMKKEFR from the coding sequence ATGAAACTATTAGTAATAAAAGATGATAAACCAGGTCACTACAATCAAACAGATGGATTAGTATTATATTTAAAAGAAATTTATAATGATTTAGAAGTTGAGTATATTCAAATAGAGATAAAATCAAAACTATCTAGAAAAATATTAAGATTTTTATTAAATACTTTTTCTGATTTTTTTCAAGAGAATAGTTTAAAATATCTTTCTTTTTTTTATAAAACTTTTAATATTCCTAAAAATAAACCAGATTTAATTATCTCAACAGGTGGAAATACTTCAAATTTAAATGCATGGTTTACAAAAGTTTATAAATGTAAAAATATTTTAAATGGAGCTTTGAGAGGTCTAAAAGAAGAACTTTTTACAAATATAACAACTGTAATTGATTTGGGATATAAAAATCAAATAATTTTAGATGTTGCACCAAATACTATTACAAAAGAGAAGTTATTAGAAAAATCAGAAGAGTTTTTAAAATTAAATAATTTAGATATTAATCAAAAATATTATACTTTGTTAATAGGTGGAAATGGTGCTGGATATAAATATGATAATAAATTTTATGATGATTTAATAAAGTTTGTAAAAAAAGTATCAAAAGAAAAAAATATCAAATGGCTTATCACAACTTCAAGAAGAACACCAGTTGAAATAGAGAATAAATTGGAAGATAAGTTAAAAGGGTTTTACACTTATTTTGTAGCATACAATAAAAAAGAGGAAAAAATATTATTACCTTTTTTAGGTTTAAGTGATGTTATTTTTGTAACAGAAGAGAGTTCTTCAATGATTAGTGAAGCTATCTCTTCATCAAAAGAGGTTTTTACAATTGGAAATGAATATTCAAATACTGATGAAAATTATAAAAGCATATTAGAGAAATTCGAATCAAATAATCAAATAATAAGATTAAAAGATTTTTGTTCACAAGAAAATAAACATGAATTTAATAATAAAAACATTAATTATGAATTTAAAACTTTTATGAAGAAAGAATTTAGATGA
- a CDS encoding polysaccharide pyruvyl transferase family protein, with the protein MKNIVLLNDTSFENHHGCNIVIENIKRNLEKRDIKLLATNPIGIDWKKNASFLNNLNQSDGVIINAEGTIHDDSDYAYSLLEIVNYTNKPCFLINMTYQNNSEKFSELVSKFRKIYVRETFSKKELIKNNIDSEVVPDMTFYALKKNYVLKDKKKVYITDSHDIKKSEKLYKIAEKNKITFLPIIAPFEKYSNLNGFFKKLKFNFFNNYGSFIEKSKTLKYKYKRFILVDNEDDLLENIRNSSFLISARFHAICLSLHFKVPFVAISSNTFKIESLLSDIGLNKRRIIDIKELNDFEKVNRKSNFFSKEELNKIEDYINDANKRIELMFNEINLIIENNDAK; encoded by the coding sequence TTGAAAAATATAGTTTTATTGAATGATACTTCGTTTGAGAATCATCATGGTTGCAATATAGTTATTGAAAATATAAAAAGAAATTTAGAAAAAAGAGATATAAAATTACTTGCAACAAATCCAATAGGAATAGATTGGAAAAAAAACGCATCTTTCTTAAATAATTTAAATCAATCTGATGGAGTTATAATAAATGCAGAGGGAACAATACATGATGATAGTGATTATGCCTATTCTTTATTAGAAATTGTAAATTATACGAATAAACCTTGTTTCTTAATAAATATGACTTATCAGAATAATTCTGAAAAGTTTTCAGAATTAGTCTCAAAATTTAGAAAAATTTATGTGAGAGAAACATTTAGTAAAAAAGAGTTAATAAAAAATAATATTGATTCTGAGGTTGTGCCAGACATGACCTTTTATGCATTGAAAAAAAATTATGTACTAAAAGATAAAAAAAAAGTATATATAACTGATAGTCATGATATTAAGAAATCAGAAAAGTTATATAAAATTGCAGAGAAAAATAAAATTACTTTTCTTCCAATAATAGCTCCTTTTGAAAAATATAGTAATTTGAATGGATTTTTTAAGAAATTAAAATTTAATTTTTTTAATAATTATGGATCTTTTATTGAGAAATCTAAAACTCTTAAATATAAATATAAAAGATTTATTCTTGTAGATAATGAAGATGATTTATTAGAAAATATAAGAAATTCTAGTTTTCTAATATCTGCAAGGTTTCATGCAATTTGTTTGTCTTTACATTTTAAAGTACCCTTTGTTGCTATATCTTCAAATACTTTTAAAATTGAATCTTTATTGAGTGATATTGGCTTAAATAAAAGAAGAATCATTGATATAAAAGAACTAAATGATTTTGAGAAAGTAAATAGAAAGAGCAACTTTTTTTCTAAAGAAGAACTAAATAAAATTGAGGATTATATAAATGATGCAAATAAAAGAATTGAATTAATGTTTAACGAAATAAATTTAATAATAGAAAATAATGATGCAAAATAA
- a CDS encoding glycosyltransferase family 4 protein: MKICQVLAGNEDGGLEKHTIELSKQLANRGFDITVIAHKDFEESFENIKFIPLDLSKSRNNFFILFKLYKILKKENFDIIHTQANKATSMVTKIKSFINSKIVSTLHNYKKNLLAFEKSDFVITVSDNIGKDLKTKNRVTIYNGIAFNSDENLKIDLYFKYNIEKDKFIICSVARLTKVKRFELILAAIKNLNLHLILVGSGDEEKSLKNEVARLDIKNKVTFTGNLANAEVKKIVSSSSLFVMSSDNEGFPYTFVETMFCKTPFISTPVSDMEKLLGAKYTVPFSNIEKLSNKIEFIKDNYAEVISDFQEKFDYAQNKFTIENMLNETVEVYKEVLK; this comes from the coding sequence ATGAAAATATGTCAAGTTCTTGCAGGAAATGAAGATGGCGGTTTGGAAAAACACACTATTGAATTATCAAAACAGTTAGCAAATAGAGGTTTCGATATAACTGTAATTGCTCATAAAGATTTTGAGGAATCTTTTGAAAATATTAAATTTATTCCTCTTGATTTATCTAAAAGCAGGAATAATTTTTTTATTTTATTTAAACTTTACAAAATACTAAAAAAAGAGAATTTTGATATTATTCATACTCAAGCTAATAAAGCAACTTCTATGGTGACAAAAATAAAATCATTTATTAATTCTAAGATAGTTTCTACTTTACATAATTATAAAAAAAATTTATTAGCTTTTGAAAAAAGTGATTTTGTGATTACTGTTTCAGATAATATTGGAAAAGATCTAAAAACAAAAAATAGAGTTACAATATACAATGGTATAGCATTCAACAGTGATGAAAATTTAAAAATAGATCTTTACTTTAAATATAACATTGAAAAAGATAAATTTATAATTTGTAGTGTTGCAAGATTAACAAAAGTAAAAAGATTTGAATTAATATTAGCAGCTATTAAAAATCTAAATTTACACTTGATTTTAGTAGGTTCTGGAGATGAAGAGAAGAGTTTAAAAAATGAAGTTGCAAGATTAGATATTAAAAATAAAGTTACTTTCACTGGCAATTTAGCAAATGCTGAAGTTAAAAAGATAGTTTCTTCATCTTCTTTATTTGTTATGTCATCTGATAATGAAGGTTTTCCTTATACTTTTGTTGAGACTATGTTTTGTAAAACTCCTTTTATTTCTACTCCTGTTTCTGATATGGAAAAACTTCTTGGAGCTAAATATACTGTTCCTTTCTCAAATATAGAAAAACTCTCAAATAAAATTGAATTTATAAAAGATAATTATGCTGAAGTAATATCTGATTTTCAAGAGAAATTTGATTATGCACAAAATAAATTTACAATAGAAAATATGCTAAATGAAACAGTTGAAGTTTATAAAGAAGTTTTAAAATAA
- a CDS encoding YdcH family protein codes for MFHEYRDLITELKQKDGHFHKLFERHNELDDIIAKLEESHADQFEIEASKKEKLKLKDEIYSIIVKYKSEN; via the coding sequence ATGTTTCACGAATACAGAGATCTAATTACAGAGTTAAAACAAAAAGATGGACACTTTCATAAACTTTTTGAAAGACATAATGAGTTAGATGACATTATTGCAAAACTTGAAGAATCGCATGCTGATCAATTTGAAATTGAAGCTAGTAAAAAAGAGAAGCTAAAATTAAAAGATGAAATTTATTCTATAATCGTTAAATATAAGAGTGAAAATTAA
- the argJ gene encoding bifunctional glutamate N-acetyltransferase/amino-acid acetyltransferase ArgJ codes for MFTILPIKGYIDQIDGFFCDGIHAGLKPNGNNDLGFIYSDKPCTVGAIFTENRFQAAPLKHFLQYGEDFKTNFVLINSKNANALTGKKGIANINTLFSQLDFGLVNPIMSSTGVIGNPLPIEKIVAGAKRFDLTSKNGENLSRAIMTTDAYPKTCMYEVKLEDGSSFKIGAVAKGAGMINPNLATMLCFICTDAAAPYSDIMEALKVNSETTFNAISVDGDTSTNDTVMVLANGNSKAYDKEAFLEVLRLVMFDMAMLMVADGEGAKKVAAFEVINAVSNEQAMIAAKALSNSLLVKTALFGEDPNFGRIASTIGASRIDCDDEKLVISYNDVVVFNKGEICFDATIEAKAADVLKKDKYKIICDIGLGEGKFTAYGCDLGYKYVEINADYRS; via the coding sequence ATGTTTACTATTTTACCAATCAAGGGTTATATTGATCAAATAGATGGATTTTTCTGTGATGGAATTCACGCAGGACTTAAGCCAAATGGAAATAATGATTTAGGATTTATCTATAGTGATAAACCTTGTACTGTTGGAGCAATTTTTACAGAAAATAGATTTCAAGCAGCACCTTTAAAACATTTTTTACAATATGGCGAAGATTTTAAAACAAACTTTGTTTTAATAAATTCTAAAAATGCAAATGCATTAACTGGAAAAAAAGGTATTGCAAATATTAATACACTATTTTCTCAATTAGATTTTGGTTTAGTAAATCCAATTATGAGTTCAACTGGTGTTATTGGAAATCCATTACCTATTGAAAAAATTGTAGCAGGTGCAAAAAGATTTGATTTAACTTCTAAAAATGGTGAAAATCTTAGTCGAGCAATTATGACAACTGATGCCTATCCTAAAACTTGTATGTATGAAGTAAAACTTGAAGATGGAAGTTCATTTAAAATTGGTGCTGTTGCTAAAGGTGCTGGAATGATAAACCCAAATCTTGCAACTATGTTATGTTTTATTTGCACAGATGCAGCTGCTCCTTACTCAGATATTATGGAAGCATTAAAAGTAAATAGTGAAACAACATTTAATGCAATTTCAGTTGATGGAGATACTTCAACAAATGATACAGTAATGGTCTTAGCAAATGGAAATTCAAAAGCTTATGACAAAGAAGCATTTTTAGAAGTTTTAAGACTTGTAATGTTTGATATGGCTATGTTAATGGTAGCAGATGGTGAGGGTGCAAAAAAAGTTGCTGCATTTGAAGTTATTAATGCTGTTTCAAATGAACAAGCAATGATTGCTGCAAAAGCTTTATCAAATTCATTATTAGTAAAAACAGCACTTTTTGGAGAAGATCCAAACTTTGGAAGAATTGCTTCAACTATTGGCGCATCAAGAATTGATTGTGATGATGAAAAATTAGTAATTTCTTATAATGATGTAGTTGTTTTTAATAAAGGTGAAATCTGTTTTGATGCAACAATTGAAGCAAAAGCTGCAGATGTTTTAAAAAAAGATAAATATAAAATTATTTGTGATATTGGATTAGGTGAAGGTAAATTTACAGCTTATGGATGTGATTTAGGTTACAAATATGTAGAGATAAATGCTGATTATAGAAGTTAA
- a CDS encoding glycosyltransferase, whose product MNKTTISYKTTNLLIDELKKQKDIEVLKEGNFFTKLFSKKTYADVYFHSGLLDDNSIDKIQNSKITITNTFASMNQIIAKTKISHEKIKVIYPSINIEYKKIKEVKAKFCEEFQIDLKTKIIFFTAKNFKSSGVKEFLDICSSITYEDFKIIIAGEKNQINTLKFQLPKYSKLENKIIVLENYSNINDLFLVSDIFLLPTYNKSFSTNIIKAMFCKCAVFLNIDNDAKEIVDVFASMDSPTDQSLIFKIDAILNGKDDLKLIKKENRKLALEFTLENNLSKFKHILSNV is encoded by the coding sequence ATGAACAAAACAACAATCTCATACAAAACAACAAATTTGTTAATTGATGAACTAAAAAAACAAAAGGATATAGAAGTTTTAAAAGAAGGAAATTTTTTTACTAAATTGTTTTCTAAAAAAACATATGCTGATGTATATTTTCATTCTGGTCTTTTAGATGATAACTCTATTGATAAAATTCAAAATTCAAAAATTACTATTACAAATACTTTTGCTTCGATGAATCAAATAATAGCAAAAACTAAAATTTCCCATGAAAAAATAAAAGTGATTTATCCAAGTATTAATATCGAATATAAAAAGATAAAAGAGGTAAAAGCAAAATTTTGTGAAGAATTTCAAATTGATTTAAAAACAAAAATTATCTTTTTTACTGCTAAAAACTTTAAATCTTCAGGTGTAAAAGAGTTTTTAGATATTTGTTCTTCTATTACTTATGAGGATTTCAAAATAATAATCGCAGGTGAAAAAAATCAAATTAACACTTTAAAATTTCAACTACCTAAGTATTCAAAACTTGAAAATAAAATTATTGTGCTAGAAAATTATTCAAATATAAATGATCTATTTTTAGTTTCTGATATATTTTTATTACCAACTTATAATAAATCTTTTTCTACAAATATTATAAAAGCAATGTTTTGCAAGTGTGCAGTTTTTCTGAATATTGATAATGATGCAAAAGAGATTGTAGATGTTTTTGCTTCAATGGATAGCCCAACTGATCAAAGTTTAATATTTAAAATCGATGCAATTTTAAATGGAAAAGATGATTTGAAACTAATAAAAAAAGAGAATAGAAAACTAGCTTTAGAGTTTACTCTTGAAAACAATTTATCGAAATTTAAACATATACTAAGTAATGTTTAA
- a CDS encoding O-antigen ligase family protein, whose translation MSNLLKKIKNTPRIDLINYLILIYAFTLSFPSEIKRVVAIVMIILWLTDRTKYEFILPKTNIFLFFWIFIGYCLLSYFWSDVSFNEALKYLKRYWYYLPIFIIFKYLKKEYFEYTISFFLLGMLISEILSYGNYFSIWQIGMGKPHDPTVFMQHTLYSIFLSVTTIFLMSKVIHEKDKKRKFMYLLFFTTVTINLLLNSGRTGYFTLFITMIVVIITIYRMNLKIIFGTIIIISFVLFSAYNLSPNFKNRTYAIKSDITKVIDNSNYSTSVGARIGLWIIAKEILEDNSLFGVGIANNINKKNEYITSNNLENFSYIKTLVHFHNNFLEIITQFGIIGLTLFAYLFYLIAKIKIEDKTIYILKISTLCIFFLGSLTDVLFYLNDTMFLFSFVIGILLAKYKLEYQDKELLLISDKY comes from the coding sequence TTGTCTAATTTATTAAAAAAAATAAAAAATACACCGCGAATTGATTTAATAAATTATTTGATACTCATTTATGCTTTTACACTAAGTTTTCCCAGTGAAATAAAAAGAGTTGTTGCTATTGTAATGATAATTCTTTGGTTAACAGATAGAACAAAATATGAATTTATTCTTCCCAAAACAAATATATTTTTATTTTTTTGGATATTTATAGGATATTGTTTGTTATCTTATTTTTGGAGTGATGTAAGTTTTAATGAAGCTTTAAAATATCTAAAAAGATATTGGTATTATTTACCAATTTTTATTATCTTTAAATATCTTAAAAAAGAATATTTTGAATATACTATTTCCTTTTTTCTTTTAGGAATGTTAATTAGTGAGATATTATCTTACGGCAATTATTTTTCTATCTGGCAAATTGGCATGGGTAAACCGCATGACCCTACTGTATTTATGCAACATACACTTTATAGTATATTCTTATCTGTAACTACTATATTTTTAATGTCTAAAGTAATTCATGAAAAAGATAAAAAAAGAAAGTTCATGTATCTTTTATTTTTTACTACTGTAACAATAAATCTACTACTAAATTCAGGGAGAACTGGTTATTTTACCTTATTTATTACAATGATTGTTGTAATTATAACTATTTACAGAATGAACTTGAAAATAATTTTTGGCACAATAATCATAATTTCTTTTGTATTATTTTCAGCATACAATTTATCACCAAATTTTAAAAATAGAACTTATGCAATTAAATCTGATATTACAAAAGTAATTGATAATTCTAACTATAGCACTTCAGTTGGAGCGAGAATTGGTTTATGGATTATTGCAAAAGAAATATTAGAAGATAATTCATTATTTGGAGTAGGAATAGCAAATAACATAAATAAAAAAAATGAATACATAACTAGTAATAATTTAGAAAACTTTAGCTACATCAAAACCTTAGTACATTTTCATAATAATTTTCTTGAAATCATTACTCAGTTTGGAATTATTGGTTTGACTTTATTTGCTTATTTATTTTATTTAATAGCTAAAATTAAAATTGAAGATAAAACTATTTACATATTAAAAATTTCTACTTTATGTATTTTCTTCTTGGGTAGTTTAACTGATGTCTTATTTTATCTAAATGATACAATGTTCTTATTTTCATTTGTTATTGGGATTTTATTAGCAAAATATAAATTAGAATATCAAGACAAGGAACTGTTATTAATAAGTGATAAATACTGA